The Urbifossiella limnaea genome has a window encoding:
- a CDS encoding zinc ribbon domain-containing protein yields MAVELRCPDCRAKLKLKKAPEPGTEVECPECYAVFDAPEAEDVRTDDDTPPPRRRPADDADDDDRPRKKKKPKKEKPAAGAPTPRKRKAKKKETNKPLLIGLIAGGLAFLALNVFMLAWFFLKKPAAYELMNYLPPDCTSVSGSNIGHVRKYIEFYKKFESQVNESSFKRAADVVSAAVGGDKNEFLDYMVMGTNGKGEEAMVLKTRTPFDQSLLSKMPGARKAAADGRDYYTVDAIPGVFNGPLKVFSPTPKLVVLCPAGVSGGTFNKMIAGNAGDLENATAARFGPLGKRIVRGTAWYMLTYDNNSRPKEPDNKDPGAAGGDFEKQFAQATKSPKAGGFKISVGSRNVRFEGCLEFADSDAAKALRDRFRDSPLAKTDDASLDPPRYWKQFVSKMIGNQKVGVELYTNLGATTSGDLFIISSECDTLSLMESSSTLVGKMTGSGAGGGGGGGGGRGPGPPPGMNGPAGQGAGGRPGAAEAGVAIP; encoded by the coding sequence ATGGCCGTCGAACTCCGGTGCCCGGACTGCCGGGCCAAGCTAAAGCTGAAGAAAGCCCCGGAGCCCGGCACCGAGGTCGAGTGCCCCGAGTGCTACGCCGTGTTCGACGCCCCCGAGGCCGAGGACGTTCGCACCGACGACGACACCCCGCCGCCGCGCCGCCGCCCGGCCGACGACGCGGACGACGACGACCGCCCGCGCAAGAAGAAGAAGCCGAAGAAGGAGAAGCCCGCCGCCGGCGCCCCGACGCCCAGGAAGCGCAAGGCGAAGAAGAAGGAGACGAACAAGCCGCTGCTCATCGGCCTGATCGCCGGCGGGCTGGCCTTCCTGGCCCTGAACGTCTTCATGCTGGCGTGGTTCTTCCTGAAGAAGCCGGCCGCCTACGAGCTGATGAACTACCTGCCGCCGGACTGCACCTCGGTGTCGGGGTCGAACATCGGCCACGTCCGGAAGTACATCGAGTTCTACAAGAAGTTCGAGTCGCAGGTGAACGAGTCGTCCTTCAAACGGGCCGCCGACGTCGTCTCCGCGGCGGTCGGCGGCGACAAGAACGAGTTCCTCGACTACATGGTCATGGGGACCAACGGCAAGGGCGAGGAGGCGATGGTCCTGAAGACGCGGACCCCCTTCGACCAGTCGCTGCTGTCGAAGATGCCGGGCGCCCGCAAGGCGGCCGCCGACGGCCGCGACTACTACACCGTGGACGCCATCCCCGGCGTCTTCAACGGGCCGCTAAAGGTGTTCAGCCCGACGCCGAAGCTGGTGGTTCTCTGCCCCGCCGGCGTGTCCGGCGGCACGTTCAACAAGATGATCGCGGGGAACGCCGGCGACCTGGAGAACGCTACCGCGGCCCGGTTCGGCCCGCTCGGCAAGCGGATCGTCCGCGGCACCGCCTGGTACATGCTGACGTACGACAACAACTCCCGGCCGAAGGAGCCGGACAACAAGGACCCGGGGGCCGCCGGCGGCGACTTCGAGAAGCAGTTCGCCCAGGCGACCAAGTCGCCGAAGGCGGGCGGCTTCAAGATCAGCGTCGGCTCGCGGAACGTGCGGTTCGAGGGGTGCCTGGAGTTCGCCGACTCGGACGCCGCCAAGGCGCTCCGCGACCGGTTCCGCGACAGCCCGCTGGCCAAGACGGACGACGCCTCGCTCGACCCGCCGCGCTACTGGAAGCAGTTCGTGAGCAAGATGATCGGCAACCAGAAGGTCGGCGTCGAGTTGTACACCAACCTCGGGGCCACAACTTCCGGCGACCTGTTCATCATCTCCAGCGAGTGCGACACGCTCTCGCTGATGGAGTCGTCGAGCACGCTGGTCGGGAAGATGACCGGATCGGGCGCCGGCGGTGGCGGGGGTGGGGGCGGCGGTCGTGGCCCCGGCCCGCCGCCGGGGATGAATGGCCCGGCCGGCCAGGGAGCGGGCGGCCGCCCGGGTGCGGCGGAAGCGGGCGTCGCCATACCGTGA
- a CDS encoding 7-cyano-7-deazaguanine synthase has translation MTPTDAWPPPRPDAPLAVLVSGGLDSAVLLAEAAWAYPAVVPVYVRVGMLWEDAERAHLDRFLAAVRTPALRPLVELAQPAADLYGGHWSVTGTDVPSATAAHDADFLPGRNVLLFAKPLLWCHLHGVPELATAPLGTNPFPDATPAFYDGLAAVVARGMNLPPVRVLRPYAKLTKTDVLRRGLRFPLEFTFSCVRPAGHVPCGECIKCGERQAGFRAAGVPDPTRYATEGDRCSR, from the coding sequence GTGACTCCGACCGACGCCTGGCCGCCGCCGCGCCCCGACGCCCCGCTCGCCGTCCTGGTGAGCGGCGGCCTCGACAGCGCCGTTCTCCTCGCCGAGGCGGCGTGGGCGTACCCGGCGGTCGTTCCGGTGTACGTCCGCGTCGGGATGCTGTGGGAGGACGCCGAGCGCGCGCACCTCGACCGCTTTCTGGCCGCCGTCCGCACGCCGGCGCTCCGACCACTGGTGGAACTGGCGCAGCCCGCGGCCGACCTGTACGGCGGCCACTGGAGCGTGACGGGCACCGATGTCCCGTCGGCGACCGCCGCCCACGACGCCGATTTCCTCCCCGGCCGCAACGTCCTACTATTCGCCAAGCCTCTGCTGTGGTGTCACCTCCACGGCGTGCCGGAACTGGCCACGGCCCCGCTCGGCACCAACCCCTTCCCGGACGCCACCCCGGCGTTCTATGACGGCCTCGCCGCGGTCGTGGCACGCGGGATGAACCTGCCGCCGGTCCGCGTCCTCCGGCCGTACGCGAAGTTGACGAAGACGGACGTGCTCCGCCGCGGGCTGCGCTTTCCGCTGGAGTTCACGTTCTCGTGCGTGCGGCCGGCGGGGCACGTACCGTGCGGGGAGTGCATCAAGTGCGGGGAGCGGCAGGCGGGCTTCCGCGCGGCGGGAGTACCGGACCCGACGAGGTACGCGACCGAGGGCGATCGATGTTCGCGGTGA
- a CDS encoding 6-pyruvoyl trahydropterin synthase family protein, translated as MFAVTKEIHFCYGHRLLGYAGKCRHLHGHNGKAVVTLEAPELDRLGMVLDFGEMKRVLGRWVDDSLDHRMLLHRDDPVVPELERQGEPLVLLDVNPTAENIARLIFDHAAAVGLPVTEVTLWETANAFATYRPAGTTSRPITVTVRAAR; from the coding sequence ATGTTCGCGGTGACGAAGGAAATCCACTTCTGCTACGGCCACCGGCTCCTCGGCTATGCCGGCAAGTGTCGGCACCTGCACGGGCACAACGGCAAGGCCGTGGTCACGCTCGAAGCCCCGGAGCTGGACCGCCTCGGCATGGTGCTCGACTTCGGCGAGATGAAGAGGGTCCTCGGCAGGTGGGTCGACGACAGCCTCGACCACCGAATGCTGTTGCACCGCGACGACCCGGTCGTGCCGGAACTGGAGCGGCAGGGCGAGCCGCTCGTGTTGCTGGACGTGAACCCGACGGCGGAGAACATCGCCCGACTGATCTTCGACCACGCCGCCGCCGTGGGGCTGCCGGTGACCGAGGTGACGCTGTGGGAGACGGCCAACGCGTTCGCCACCTACCGCCCCGCCGGCACCACGTCGCGGCCGATCACGGTCACGGTGCGGGCGGCACGCTAG
- a CDS encoding dicarboxylate/amino acid:cation symporter has protein sequence MASPASVPHTRILAGLVLGAAAGCLVNYLFVGVGADQRPVVPQWLRLLNQNVTEPIGQVFLRLLFVTVVPLVFASLAVGVAQIGSVGAVGRVGGKTIAYFLVITTIATVIGLVLVNAVKPGEGLPPGDLAELQKQFATGAGERKPAEYTVMSFVQSVVPNNPFRAAANLEMLGIITFALLVGVGLTKLDAHKAEPVVRLLEAIGELMVFIITLAMKLAPVGVFCLIFATTSQLGFALLGLLGKYVFVVLLGLAIQGGLVLPALVRVLGGYGPLTFFRKARASIVTAFSTSSSNATLPTNLRTAEVEFGVPPRIAAFVLPLGATMCMAGTALFEGVTVMFLAQLMLPEPMALGQQALVVMLCVLTAVGAAGVPGGSIPLLMLVLETAGIPPGAIAIVLGIDRILDMCRTTVNNIGDLSAVVVVARSEAGHAASVPPAP, from the coding sequence ATGGCTTCGCCCGCTTCGGTCCCGCACACCCGCATCCTGGCCGGGCTCGTCCTCGGCGCGGCCGCAGGCTGCCTCGTCAACTACCTGTTCGTCGGGGTGGGTGCGGACCAGCGGCCGGTCGTGCCGCAGTGGCTCCGGCTCCTCAACCAGAACGTCACGGAGCCGATCGGCCAGGTGTTCCTGCGGCTGCTGTTCGTCACCGTCGTGCCGCTGGTATTCGCGTCGCTCGCCGTCGGCGTCGCCCAGATCGGCAGCGTCGGGGCGGTGGGCCGGGTCGGGGGGAAGACGATCGCGTACTTCCTCGTCATCACCACCATCGCGACCGTCATCGGGCTGGTGCTGGTCAACGCGGTCAAGCCCGGGGAAGGGCTCCCGCCCGGCGACCTGGCCGAACTTCAGAAGCAGTTCGCGACCGGCGCCGGGGAGCGGAAGCCGGCCGAGTACACGGTCATGTCGTTCGTGCAGTCGGTCGTGCCGAACAACCCCTTCCGGGCGGCGGCGAACCTGGAGATGCTCGGCATCATCACCTTCGCCCTGCTCGTCGGCGTCGGCCTGACGAAGCTCGACGCCCACAAGGCCGAGCCGGTGGTGCGGCTGCTGGAGGCGATCGGCGAGCTGATGGTGTTCATCATCACCCTGGCGATGAAGCTCGCGCCGGTCGGCGTGTTCTGCCTGATCTTCGCCACCACGTCGCAGCTCGGGTTCGCGCTCCTCGGGCTCCTCGGGAAGTACGTGTTCGTCGTGCTGCTCGGGCTGGCAATCCAGGGCGGGCTCGTGCTGCCGGCGCTTGTCCGCGTGCTCGGCGGGTACGGGCCGCTCACGTTCTTCCGCAAGGCCCGGGCGTCGATCGTCACCGCGTTCAGCACCAGTTCGTCGAACGCCACCCTGCCGACGAACCTGCGCACGGCCGAGGTCGAGTTCGGCGTGCCGCCGCGGATCGCCGCGTTCGTCCTGCCGCTCGGGGCGACCATGTGCATGGCCGGCACCGCCCTGTTCGAGGGCGTCACCGTAATGTTCCTGGCGCAGCTGATGCTGCCGGAGCCGATGGCGCTCGGGCAGCAGGCGCTGGTGGTGATGCTGTGCGTTCTCACGGCCGTCGGCGCGGCCGGCGTGCCCGGCGGGTCGATCCCGCTTCTGATGCTCGTGCTGGAGACGGCCGGTATCCCGCCCGGGGCGATCGCCATCGTCCTGGGGATCGACCGCATTCTCGACATGTGCCGGACCACGGTGAACAACATCGGCGACCTGTCGGCCGTGGTCGTGGTGGCCCGCAGCGAGGCCGGCCACGCGGCTAGCGTGCCGCCCGCACCGTGA
- a CDS encoding N-acyl-D-amino-acid deacylase family protein, which translates to MFDLIIRNGRVVDGSGLPWTHADVGVTAGRVAAVGRFPESAARATLDAAGKVVCPGFVDAHVHGDLALLVDPYHEAAVRQGVTTHVLGQDGVAFAPGSAAVQAYMREYTAGFNGNFPTPGKTWASVAEYLALFDGACALNVCTLIPNGNVRMEVMGLDPRKPTAAELAAMRRLIRVGMEEGAVGLSSGLDYVPSIYADEDELSELCREIAPFGGVYVTHMRGYNQQKAPAALEEVFNVGRRSGAAVHVSHFNCLAAQTLPLLDAARADGVDVTFDLYPYLYGSTLVSMLTLPPEVCAGGTAATVERLKQPAVRAGLQAAFENPRFPIETIRLASVPSDEYRHYEGKGLTAAAADAGQSLVDFVCDLLIATTCAAGCVIRHFAARQDADVVALMRHPLMMAGSDGIYVGGRPHPRGTGCFARYLGHHVRAGDWSLEEAVMKCAHHTARRFGLADRGLLRAGFAADVVVFDPDAITDRSTYDDGRALAAGVTDVLVNGEFVLRNGARTAALPGRGLKRKPD; encoded by the coding sequence ATGTTCGACCTCATCATCCGCAACGGCCGCGTCGTGGACGGGTCCGGCCTCCCCTGGACCCACGCCGACGTCGGCGTCACCGCCGGCCGCGTCGCCGCCGTCGGCCGCTTCCCCGAATCCGCCGCACGCGCCACGCTCGACGCCGCCGGGAAGGTGGTGTGCCCGGGCTTCGTGGACGCGCACGTCCACGGCGACCTGGCGCTGCTCGTGGACCCGTACCACGAAGCCGCCGTCCGCCAGGGCGTGACGACGCATGTGCTGGGCCAAGACGGCGTGGCCTTCGCCCCGGGGTCGGCCGCGGTGCAGGCGTACATGCGGGAGTACACCGCCGGCTTCAACGGCAACTTCCCCACGCCCGGCAAGACGTGGGCGAGCGTCGCCGAGTACCTGGCGCTGTTCGACGGCGCGTGCGCCCTCAACGTCTGCACGCTGATACCCAACGGGAACGTGCGGATGGAGGTGATGGGCCTCGACCCGCGGAAGCCGACTGCCGCCGAGCTGGCCGCGATGCGGCGGCTGATCCGCGTCGGCATGGAGGAGGGCGCCGTCGGCCTGTCCAGCGGGCTCGACTACGTCCCCAGCATCTACGCCGACGAGGACGAGTTGTCCGAGTTGTGCCGCGAGATCGCCCCGTTCGGCGGTGTCTACGTCACCCACATGCGCGGGTACAACCAGCAGAAGGCACCGGCGGCGCTCGAGGAGGTGTTCAACGTCGGCCGCCGCTCCGGGGCGGCAGTCCACGTCTCGCACTTCAACTGCCTCGCCGCTCAAACCCTGCCGCTGCTCGACGCCGCGCGGGCCGACGGCGTGGACGTGACGTTCGACCTGTACCCCTACCTCTACGGCAGCACGCTGGTGTCGATGCTGACGCTGCCGCCGGAGGTGTGCGCCGGCGGCACCGCGGCGACGGTCGAACGGCTGAAGCAACCCGCGGTGCGGGCCGGGCTGCAAGCGGCGTTCGAAAATCCGCGCTTCCCGATCGAAACCATCCGCCTGGCGAGCGTGCCGAGCGACGAGTACCGCCACTACGAGGGGAAAGGCCTGACCGCCGCCGCGGCCGACGCCGGGCAGTCGCTCGTGGATTTCGTGTGCGACCTGTTGATCGCCACGACGTGCGCCGCGGGCTGCGTCATCCGCCACTTCGCCGCCCGGCAGGACGCCGACGTGGTGGCCCTGATGCGGCACCCGCTGATGATGGCCGGGAGCGACGGCATTTATGTCGGCGGCCGCCCGCACCCGCGCGGCACCGGCTGCTTCGCCCGCTACCTCGGCCACCACGTCCGCGCCGGCGACTGGTCGCTCGAGGAGGCGGTGATGAAGTGCGCCCACCACACCGCCCGCCGCTTCGGTCTCGCCGACCGCGGGCTGTTGCGGGCCGGGTTCGCGGCGGATGTGGTGGTGTTCGATCCCGACGCCATCACCGACCGTTCCACCTACGACGACGGCAGAGCGCTCGCGGCCGGCGTGACGGACGTGCTCGTGAACGGCGAGTTCGTGCTGCGGAACGGGGCGCGCACGGCGGCGCTGCCGGGGCGCGGGCTGAAGAGGAAACCGGATTAA
- a CDS encoding aspartate carbamoyltransferase catalytic subunit: MKHLLGLEDLSAADLTALLDAAEGYLGVGYGAVPKRDDLKGKVIANLFYENSTRTRVSFGLAARRLGADTLDFTPGGSSTSKGETFIDTARNIEAMGIDAVVVRHSSPGAPHVLARHLRPHVRVVNAGDGAHEHPTQGLLDIFTVRKRLGRVAGLTVGLVGDIAHSRVARSNIHGLLKLGAKVIVCGPTTLVPPEVAALGVEIAHNLDDILPTCDVLNLLRIQFERQRSGLFPSIREYRLLFGMDGDRMTRAKPGVLLLAPGPINRGVEITPDVADGPASAILDQVTHGLAVRMAVLSKLCRAA, translated from the coding sequence ATGAAGCACCTGCTCGGCCTCGAAGACCTGTCGGCCGCCGACCTCACCGCGCTTCTCGACGCGGCCGAGGGGTACCTCGGCGTCGGGTACGGCGCCGTGCCGAAGCGCGACGACCTGAAGGGGAAGGTGATTGCCAACCTGTTCTACGAGAACAGCACCCGCACCCGCGTCAGCTTCGGCCTGGCCGCCCGCCGGCTCGGGGCCGACACCCTCGACTTCACCCCCGGCGGGTCGAGCACGTCGAAGGGCGAGACCTTCATCGACACGGCCCGCAACATCGAGGCGATGGGGATCGACGCCGTGGTCGTGCGGCACTCGTCGCCCGGCGCCCCGCACGTGCTCGCCCGGCACCTGCGCCCGCACGTCCGCGTGGTGAACGCCGGGGACGGCGCCCACGAGCACCCGACGCAGGGACTGCTCGACATCTTCACCGTCCGCAAGCGCCTCGGCCGCGTCGCCGGCCTCACGGTCGGCCTCGTCGGCGACATCGCCCACAGCCGCGTCGCCCGCAGCAACATCCACGGCCTGCTGAAGCTCGGCGCGAAGGTGATCGTGTGCGGGCCGACGACGCTGGTGCCGCCCGAGGTCGCGGCGCTGGGCGTCGAGATCGCCCACAACCTCGACGACATCCTGCCGACGTGCGACGTGCTGAACCTGCTGCGCATCCAGTTCGAGCGGCAGCGGAGCGGGCTGTTCCCGTCGATCCGCGAGTACCGCCTCCTGTTCGGGATGGACGGCGACCGGATGACGCGGGCCAAGCCCGGCGTGCTGCTCCTGGCCCCGGGGCCGATCAACCGCGGCGTCGAAATCACGCCCGACGTGGCGGACGGGCCGGCGTCGGCGATCCTGGACCAGGTGACGCACGGGCTGGCGGTGCGGATGGCGGTGCTGAGCAAGTTGTGCCGCGCGGCGTAG
- a CDS encoding tetratricopeptide repeat protein: MTAPLLVTYFDRLPPLNPGDDEELWAAGAGPLVNHFKDEVRSKYTEGTLARLLAAADVRTRRAAALAVGLLGTMGCNQPLAARLRDDDPLVQRLASDALWEVWFRGGTEDENRALQLAVREKEPAARKAALDDLITLAPDFAEARNQRAIWFFKQGQYPKAVADCEVVLRLNPVHFGAAAGLGQCYLKLKKPRAALRAFRQALDINPTLEHLHETIQALKEALDSE, encoded by the coding sequence GTGACCGCCCCCCTGTTGGTCACCTACTTCGACCGTCTGCCGCCGCTCAACCCGGGGGACGACGAAGAACTCTGGGCCGCCGGCGCCGGCCCGCTGGTGAACCACTTCAAGGACGAGGTTCGCAGCAAGTACACGGAAGGCACCCTGGCCCGGCTCCTCGCCGCGGCGGACGTCCGCACCCGCCGGGCGGCGGCGCTGGCCGTCGGCCTCCTCGGCACCATGGGCTGCAACCAGCCGCTGGCCGCCCGCCTCCGCGACGACGACCCGCTCGTGCAGCGGCTCGCGTCCGACGCCCTGTGGGAGGTGTGGTTCCGCGGCGGCACCGAGGACGAGAACCGGGCGCTCCAGCTGGCCGTGCGCGAGAAGGAGCCGGCCGCCCGCAAGGCGGCACTCGACGACCTCATCACGCTGGCCCCAGACTTCGCCGAGGCGCGGAACCAGCGGGCGATCTGGTTCTTCAAGCAGGGGCAGTACCCGAAGGCGGTCGCCGACTGCGAGGTGGTGCTGCGGCTGAACCCCGTTCACTTCGGGGCCGCGGCCGGGCTCGGGCAGTGCTACCTGAAGCTGAAAAAGCCCCGCGCCGCGCTCCGCGCCTTCCGCCAGGCTCTGGACATCAACCCGACGCTCGAACACCTCCACGAAACCATCCAGGCGCTGAAAGAGGCGCTGGACTCGGAATGA
- a CDS encoding AAA family ATPase translates to MSRVPPLLAVDFATVGAAVALVLIGLVAAGVVVSYFAGVSPVVEKHLGRPWKRGAVITRPLLQWERVNLFLALEALREASDARPVIGMGYWNELTPALAANASRNAPVEYTVRATSLSRSTKVVVSGLYLLATPGLAPFVAMLSRTALDILAPTADDAQKALDRVLAEARERNVYRGQVLMVEQAGPAGADGEPDFQIRFHDLPAVSRDQIILPDEVLQVVERNVIGLLTHADTLRKAGRGTRHGVLFHGPPGVGKTLVTKYLARACPAYTVILLTGRQLRLVRESCQLARLLQPALVVIEDVDLIALDRADNPDTTLLHDLMDQMDGLGTKADVIFLLTTNRPRMLERALAARPGRVDQAVYFPLPDRDCRRRLFEHFTHGLDLSAVEAGPLLDRTEGASPAFVEELFRKAALLAAERGEKSHPLRLTTADFDSALRELVEFGGALTRNLLGFRDEPDSGNAGMGFGPRN, encoded by the coding sequence ATGAGCCGCGTGCCGCCGCTGCTGGCGGTCGACTTCGCCACCGTCGGGGCGGCCGTCGCCCTCGTCCTCATCGGGCTGGTGGCGGCCGGCGTCGTCGTCAGCTACTTCGCCGGCGTGTCGCCGGTCGTCGAGAAGCACCTCGGCCGGCCGTGGAAGCGCGGCGCCGTCATCACCCGACCGCTGCTCCAGTGGGAGCGCGTCAACCTGTTCCTGGCCCTCGAAGCCCTCCGCGAGGCCTCCGACGCCCGGCCGGTGATCGGCATGGGCTACTGGAACGAGTTGACGCCGGCGCTGGCCGCGAACGCCTCCCGCAACGCCCCCGTCGAGTACACCGTTCGCGCGACGTCGCTCTCGCGGTCGACGAAGGTCGTCGTCTCGGGGCTGTACCTGCTGGCGACGCCGGGGCTGGCGCCGTTCGTGGCCATGCTGTCGCGGACGGCGCTGGACATCCTCGCCCCGACCGCCGACGACGCGCAGAAGGCGCTGGACCGCGTGCTGGCCGAGGCCCGCGAGCGGAACGTCTACCGCGGGCAGGTGCTGATGGTCGAGCAGGCCGGCCCGGCCGGGGCCGACGGCGAGCCCGACTTCCAGATTCGCTTCCACGACCTGCCCGCCGTCAGCCGCGACCAGATCATCCTGCCGGACGAAGTGCTCCAGGTGGTGGAGCGGAACGTCATCGGCCTACTGACGCACGCCGACACGCTGCGCAAAGCCGGCCGCGGCACCCGCCACGGCGTGCTATTCCACGGCCCGCCCGGGGTCGGCAAGACGCTGGTGACGAAGTACCTGGCCCGCGCCTGCCCGGCGTACACCGTCATCCTGCTGACCGGCCGGCAGCTGCGGCTCGTCCGCGAGTCGTGCCAGCTGGCCCGCCTCCTCCAGCCGGCGCTCGTGGTGATCGAGGACGTGGACCTGATCGCCCTCGACCGGGCCGACAACCCGGACACGACGCTCCTGCACGACCTGATGGACCAGATGGACGGCCTCGGCACGAAGGCCGACGTCATCTTCCTGCTGACGACGAACCGCCCGCGGATGCTGGAGCGGGCGCTGGCCGCGCGGCCGGGCCGTGTCGACCAGGCGGTGTACTTCCCCCTGCCCGACCGTGACTGCCGCCGCCGCCTGTTCGAGCACTTCACGCACGGCCTCGACCTTTCCGCGGTCGAGGCCGGCCCGCTGCTCGACCGCACCGAGGGTGCGAGCCCGGCGTTCGTGGAGGAGCTGTTCCGCAAGGCCGCGCTCCTGGCCGCGGAGCGGGGCGAGAAGTCCCACCCGCTGCGGCTCACGACCGCGGACTTCGACAGCGCCCTGCGCGAGCTGGTGGAGTTCGGCGGGGCGCTGACCCGGAACCTGCTCGGCTTCCGCGACGAGCCCGACAGCGGGAACGCGGGCATGGGGTTCGGCCCGCGGAACTGA